In Drosophila miranda strain MSH22 chromosome XR, D.miranda_PacBio2.1, whole genome shotgun sequence, the genomic window GTAAGATGCAGATTGAAGATAAGGCTTGAGAGTGCGCTTTTAAGCGAATTTTAAGCGGTAAATTCGCAAGGCAAGCATGCCTATGCCAAGGTGTATTTAAATAAGGTGACGAAAATCCATAATCTCTTTAAATAGAGAAGAGGGAAAGTCAGATAGAAGGTCGCGGGGACAACTTTTAAAGTGAATCCTTGGATTGCTTAGTTTTTGTGAAGCAAGTGACAGAGCGGCCAATCAATTATGTAAATTATgtcaaaacaaaataaaacctTTCCCAGGTTCATTCACGTAGTTACGGAGAGCTCGGAGAGCCTGTTGATGAGAGAGAGACTGAAAAAAAGGGCGCCCGCGACCTTTAATTCTTCCACTCAAACAGCCCTCGCACTTGCACTGATACTCAATTTTGGGTGCTCTCTCcctccgtctctctctctctctctctctctctctctctctctctctctctgtctgtgtgtgcatTTCAGTTTGCCAATTAAAAATTGCATTTGTCGCGGATTTACGCTGATACTTAATTGttgtattgttgttgttgtcaaCACACAATGTAACTGCAAAATcggatgcgatgcgatgcgaaaTTGGGAAAATGCTAAATGTAAAATGCAATTTACGAGTATGCACATCCAACAAACCGTAACcgaaacagaacagaacccGAAACTGAAACAGACACTGAATCTccgcaactgcaactgcaactgcaacggcAACTGCGACTGCAACTAAAACACACAATTACAATTTGAATAAGTTTATGTCCCGGACGCTATTATGTGGCTCATTAGCAGGCAAATGCACGGCACGGACGGCCCTTTCcggctgtctgtctgtcgatTAGATAAACAAAAGAGCGCTTCTGCTAGGAATTACTTTAATTAACTAATTTGCCAATTTGGcaaatgcacacacacacacaaaaacgcGAAAACGCACATCGTTACGTAATtgaactaaaaaaaaaaatatcggAAAAGGCTGCGATGCGACCGACAAAAAGCGAGATATTTCCAAGACGTAAACAAATGTGACAAACACAGGCGCCACCCCACAGGTGTGCGGGTGGGGTAACAGGTgagaggagacggagacggagacggagacagggattccgatccgatccgtCCGTCCGGAGAGCGATGGTCGGGCCTAACCTTAACAACCGTTAGGGGGTAATCGTAGTCCGCGCCGCCCACCAGCCGAAAGCCCCAGGGCACATTGTCAAAGCGGCACATCTTGATATCGAGCAccatttttatatattttgaaGTTATTTCACGATTATTTTGTACTGTATTCCTCTCTCTACGTGAAGTGTGTGGGCAGTGTCGTCTCGAGTCTCGAGTGTGCAACCGATTGCGGCAACGCTGGCAACCAACTGTTGCGATGTGGCCAGCCCACCAGATCGAAGCAGTTTCGCACACTGCCTCggtctgcctgcctgcctgcctgcctcaCACTTCAACTTAGTGAAGCATACTTTCCACCTGGGCAGGGAGCAGGGGCGCCCACTAGCTAAATGCTAATGAGGCTGCCACACTGTGGGGAAACAGTAATCGCCGGCGACAGCAGTCACAGCCTCTTAAGTGGAAACTAACGTGTGAAAACAGAGGGTTTGAGTTGTTTTCAAGAGGGTTTAAGGCAGGATACAGAACGGGGACTGGTTGTTGAAGTGCCCCAAAAGTGCATTGAACTGCCGTAAGATTTGAGGCAGATTTCGGCGTATAAATAGCTGTTGCAATGCCTTCAAACAGCCAAAACAGACTCAGCCACAGGATGTTGGGCAAGGACACAAGTGCAATAACGGCAGTACAGGTCTCCAGGCGGCGCTGGCCGCTCGTAATGCTGATCTTCCTGGCCGTCGTCCAGGGCCATGTCCATCAGCTGCAGCAGGGCAGCCACAAGCTGTGCGGCCAGGCCCTGTCCGACGCCATGGACGTGGTCTGTGCCCACGGCTACAACACGCTGCCGCAGAAAAGGACATCCACAGTGGATGCCCAAGATGATGATGCACCCGAGTATGCGTTGAGCCCTCTGCTCTCCAGCCTCTATGGGGCAGAGGTGCTCATCAAGACGCGGCGACATCGGAGACAGCGGTCATCGGGTGGCATCTACGACGAGTGCTGTGTGTACTCTTGCCGCTACGAGGAGCTCGCCTCCTACTGCCTCCCCAAATGAAGCACCATCCACCCAATCAACGCCAAGACACACTCCCCCATacagacatacatacatatacacccATACATATATTCCTAAATACATTCATAATCCGATTCGTAATCACCTATTTATGCAGCGAAAACTTTGACTAATGAATAAAAGTAGACTGTGCAAAAAAGAATTTGTCCAAGAAACAGCATTGAAACAGTAGCAGGAACCGGCAAAGGAAGAGGAGAAGGAAAAGTCGCCACAAGAAGGAGCAATATTTCGTAGCCAAAATGATGACTAAGTTGAGCCTGCTCCTGGCCTGCTTttgcctcagcctcagcctctcCTGGCTGCCAGTGGGCCAGGCTCGCATCGGTAAGTACTCGTTCTGAAGAAGGACAAGGGGATTGGTGTTGGGGCTTTGAGGGGTGGCgtgtggtgggtggtgggtggtgggcTTCCCTCATTTGGTATTCATAAATGCAGGGCAAAAGGCTTAGCACGGCCCCGCTGTTTATACATAAATTGTTTAATTGGCTGACAGGAGCCCCACGCCACACCTTTTCGTACGCCCACAAATGTCCCAATAAGCATTTGCATAAGTCAGCGGTGACATTGAACGAGTTAAGCAAGCGAAGTGGCAAGTGGTggccccagccacagccagagccacagcccCAGACGCAGCCCCAGCCCCCAAATGCACTCGACTTGTCCCTAACACAAAATGACAGTCCGTGTGGATATGAATATGCTTTCACTTCACGGACCTAGACCCtaacccagacccagacccaatTCGAGATGTGTATATAAGCCAGCTCCAGCCAGAGGGCCAGCAACAGTTACGGCTTAGCCAAGCTCGATTGAGGCCAGAACAGGAGACAGGCACAACTACCATAATCCGGCAGTTCTCAAAGCATCCGCAAAGCATCCGCAAAGCAAAACCAACCCACTACCACTCCCAGCCATAACCATGAGCAAGATTGTGTCGGTATCCCTGGTCCTGGTGCTCCTGGCTGTGACCCTGTCCTGTGGCGTCGCGGACAGCAGCATGTACATGCGGGACCAGAGCAACCATGTCCTGTGCAGCTACAAGCTGAACGAGATGCTGTCCCTGGTGTGCAAGGAGTTCAACAGTGTCCTGCCCCACAAGCGAGGCATGCGTAAGTGCAGCACTAAGCGGCGGCTCGGCGCTTCTCTCTTCCCTAAAACACAATTCTGATTCCTTGTAGCCGCCGCCACCGAGCTGGATCCGCTCGATCCCATCCAGTACGTGGAGGACAAGGAGGGCACAGCCTCTGATGTACTGCCCTATCCGCTCTTCGGTGGCCGATTTTACGGCGGAGAGGAGGCTCTAAGCTCCCTGGCCGCCGTGCGCCGTCGCACTCGCCAGGGCATCGCCGATAGATGCTGCCGCAAGCCTTGCGACATTTCCGTTCTAACGGAGTACTGCTCCATCCCCAATTACTAAAGACCCCCCCCCCAGCACTACCGATCCAGCACCGAACACACACCCAACCCGACCCTGTTTCTCCATGTGCCTTGTGCACATACCTATTCGAATATTGAAAATACGAATAATGTTTAATATATGGCTTGTTGCATGTTAACTATTATAAACGATCGAGAAATATAGATAGAATATATATCCTGCTTTGGGCCTTTCCACAATACATTAATGAAAAGTGTGGGGAAGTAATAGAGGAGCCATACATAGGATCACATCTAAAGCAAAGCTTTCTGTGGATTCTATAGAAGATACTGAAAATTTCAAAATACAGAAACTCGTATACTAGTATGTCGTTCAATTTTCTATCTTTATTATTTCTCTTTTATTATATtctattatttatatttataatttaCCTGAAAAGCCATCCAGCGCCGTAGAATGCTAAGTTTTCTGATATTCTGTGGTTATTCCTATCCTCCTCTTATTGAAGTTTCGGGATAGTATTGAAAGCAGTTCGTTTGTTTTAATGTGCAAAATGAGTATAAATCCTATGTGTGGAAAAGAATCACCCATGATTCCATGATTCTGGAGTTCTGCGGATCAGAAGATGCCTACTCTAAAGCTCAGAAAGTAAAAGGAGTCGGTATAAAACTGCATAGGAAATAATTATATTGTATCTTGGACAAGCAATGGCTCTTAAATAGTCCGTTGCCCCTTTCTTCAAGGACTGTTCAATATCGAATAATGAATTATGAATTTTGGAAAATCAATTTTAATATCTGCATTATTAGCATAGATATCCATCGTCAAAATGGCTAATAAATAATTAAGTGCAATAAAAGAGAACGATATACCATTGTGTAGCCCAATCTGCAGCAGTTTGAATGgataatttatttaataatttatagAGAGGTGGAATATTCATGGCCCTATAGGTAGtacatacaaacatacatGCTATCAACCCGGTCTCCACCAATTTCCGATagtaaataattaaaatatacatatgtatttatatataggtatatatatatatatatatctatctGCCGATTTATGTGCAGGGGGCTATAGAGATTCACATTATCCCAGGCTATTCAGTTCTATTCATTAGCTTCCAGATATCATCGGTTGTGCTCCATTAGTTCCCATACTGCCCAGGCGGCTTGGCACAGTAGTTAAGGAGCTCTCCAAGTGAGCACGGCTTCAGGCAGCATTCGTCGGAGACCCCGACACGACGACGCCGTGTCTTCATCAGCTGAGCGGCGCTCTCGCCCAGCATTCGATGGAGCAGCGAGCGATCATCAAATTCCATTCTGGCCAATCCGAATCCACCCTCGATATCATTGTAGTCCGTCGGATCTAGGAGAAACCCCAAAGAATATATAGTAAAGACTCGATTGCAAAATGATTAGACACCCACCGAAGGACCGCTTCAGCATCCGGTTATAGCCATGGCGGCCACACATGGTGGACAGGGCATCGTTCAGTTCGGTGCCACAAAGATACATGTCTGCCGCGGTCTGCTGTCCCATCACCACCAGCGCCACAAGAATTAGGACGAGGTATAAGCTCTTCGACTTGGTCTGCTGCATGCTGCACAATTGTGGGGCTCACTCTCCTGTTCCTCTGGCTTGGAGTAGATGCCTCTCAACTTTCCACGCCACAACTGTAGGACTCTCAGCGCCGGTGGCAAGCTTTATATGAAACCGAATCCGGATCCGTTGTCTGCTCCTCGTAGCCAAAGTCTGAGCACTGTCAGGGTGCGTTAGATGAGGTGTCAGTTGGTTCTACCCGGCGGCTGGCCAT contains:
- the LOC108152247 gene encoding probable insulin-like peptide 1, whose amino-acid sequence is MPSNSQNRLSHRMLGKDTSAITAVQVSRRRWPLVMLIFLAVVQGHVHQLQQGSHKLCGQALSDAMDVVCAHGYNTLPQKRTSTVDAQDDDAPEYALSPLLSSLYGAEVLIKTRRHRRQRSSGGIYDECCVYSCRYEELASYCLPK
- the LOC108152248 gene encoding probable insulin-like peptide 2, which codes for MSKIVSVSLVLVLLAVTLSCGVADSSMYMRDQSNHVLCSYKLNEMLSLVCKEFNSVLPHKRGMPAATELDPLDPIQYVEDKEGTASDVLPYPLFGGRFYGGEEALSSLAAVRRRTRQGIADRCCRKPCDISVLTEYCSIPNY
- the LOC108152252 gene encoding probable insulin-like peptide 3; translation: MQQTKSKSLYLVLILVALVVMGQQTAADMYLCGTELNDALSTMCGRHGYNRMLKRSFDPTDYNDIEGGFGLARMEFDDRSLLHRMLGESAAQLMKTRRRRVGVSDECCLKPCSLGELLNYCAKPPGQYGN